One part of the Bacteroidota bacterium genome encodes these proteins:
- a CDS encoding T9SS type A sorting domain-containing protein, with protein MKKTLLALLTLALGVNVNAQTLCTAGEILGISESINGGGPSGQGSNCSATISFPNIAVLSVMRNGVKNGILIWAYRANNGQPFQSLPAGWNGNNNFNSIEYADFTTANNGEYRVIFIEAGTGCTDTIISQVTVNSSPLVNITKTNQCNGVLVTATDGNNPSGTGNTYDWNYNGFTSNASVLWTGLGGMGSAQYCVIKNSLGCKDGKSSMSLFPQPGVYTLTATKRKILPGQQSKLTAASNYPVAFYKWFKNGVIIPGAASNQYTVLWPDTGNYRVRMQHTVAAGNCNVNKFITIKEKIVLRAGDDMVYDAQLTAYPNPASDKIFIGGHEEMVEIYSMSGTLVFRETFAAPVAELSIVGLENGLYIVRSGEQYLKISVNH; from the coding sequence ATGAAAAAAACTCTACTAGCATTACTAACTCTGGCACTGGGAGTTAATGTAAATGCACAAACCCTTTGCACTGCCGGTGAAATATTGGGTATATCGGAAAGCATAAATGGTGGAGGCCCGTCGGGCCAAGGAAGCAATTGTTCTGCAACTATCAGCTTCCCGAATATTGCTGTTCTAAGTGTAATGCGGAATGGTGTAAAAAACGGAATTTTAATTTGGGCATATAGAGCAAATAATGGACAACCTTTTCAATCACTCCCTGCAGGTTGGAATGGGAACAACAATTTTAATTCAATTGAATATGCTGATTTCACTACAGCAAATAACGGAGAATACCGGGTTATTTTTATCGAAGCGGGCACAGGGTGTACTGATACAATAATTAGTCAGGTAACTGTTAATTCCTCTCCATTAGTGAATATCACTAAAACAAACCAATGTAACGGAGTACTTGTTACCGCAACTGACGGAAATAATCCATCCGGAACCGGCAACACTTATGATTGGAATTATAACGGATTTACAAGTAATGCATCCGTACTTTGGACAGGTCTTGGTGGAATGGGCTCTGCCCAATATTGTGTTATAAAAAATAGTTTAGGATGCAAGGACGGAAAGTCTTCCATGAGTCTTTTTCCGCAACCGGGAGTTTATACACTTACCGCTACAAAGAGAAAAATTCTTCCCGGGCAACAATCTAAATTAACTGCTGCCTCCAATTACCCTGTAGCATTTTATAAATGGTTTAAAAACGGAGTGATAATTCCGGGTGCAGCCTCAAATCAATATACTGTTCTATGGCCTGATACCGGTAATTACAGGGTTCGCATGCAACATACCGTTGCCGCAGGTAATTGTAACGTCAATAAGTTTATTACCATTAAAGAAAAGATCGTTTTACGTGCAGGAGACGACATGGTTTATGATGCTCAGTTAACTGCTTATCCTAATCCTGCATCTGACAAGATTTTCATTGGTGGTCACGAAGAAATGGTTGAAATTTATTCTATGAGTGGCACATTGGTATTCCGGGAAACTTTTGCTGCTCCTGTAGCAGAATTATCAATTGTAGGGCTTGAAAACGGATTGTATATTGTTCGCTCGGGTGAACAATACTTGAAGATTTCAGTCAACCACTAA
- a CDS encoding tetratricopeptide repeat protein, whose translation MKYLKLLLLLLLVTLKVTAQNNAADSLAGLLKNAKEDTTRVQLLLELCKVNFSDAPNLAIRYANQAKELSEKLQYGKGIAMSLKNLGLANYMKGDYIQTLGYWNQSLTAFEKIGDKPGVANLLSNLGAVYFNQGDDASALEYYLKSLKQAEELNDTLRIITTCINIGAVYFNKKATKAKALEFYFRALPLSESHGDNDAIGTVSVNIGEIYLDRMNLDSALLFFEKSLKAFEGSENLPYTLINIGKVYRYRKDFNKAILFQSQAYDYAKYLDAKNDIALSLIALGETYSENNNLKKSLEYFTEAEKLSKEIGANYQLKEAYQGLAGTYARMEDFGKAFKYQNLLLSIKDTLFNLDIEKKLGTLQFGFDLEKKESQISLLTKDKEIQDQELRRQKVVRNSFIGGFAIVLLFAATFFAQKNRIAKEKKRSDELLLNILPEETAEELKATGTAKAKSIDSVTVMFTDFKNFTQASEKLSAEELVAEINLCYSEFDRIITKHGLEKIKTIGDAYMCAGGLPVPNSTHPEDVVRAGLEFQEFIAQNKMKREKEGQPFFELRLGIHTGPVVAGIVGIKKFAYDIWGDTVNTASRMESSGAVGKVNISGFTYNLIKDKFVCTHRGMIEAKNKGQIEMYFVERPV comes from the coding sequence ATGAAATACCTGAAACTTCTTTTACTCCTCCTTTTGGTTACTTTGAAAGTGACTGCACAAAACAATGCAGCGGATAGTTTAGCGGGTTTACTTAAAAATGCAAAGGAAGATACGACACGCGTTCAGCTCTTACTGGAATTATGTAAAGTAAATTTCAGTGATGCCCCCAATCTTGCCATTCGTTATGCCAATCAGGCGAAAGAACTTTCAGAAAAACTGCAATACGGAAAAGGAATTGCTATGTCGCTAAAAAATCTGGGTTTGGCAAATTACATGAAGGGAGATTATATTCAAACGCTAGGTTACTGGAATCAATCATTAACTGCTTTTGAAAAGATTGGTGATAAACCCGGAGTTGCGAATTTGCTCAGTAATCTGGGAGCTGTTTACTTTAATCAGGGTGATGACGCGAGTGCCCTGGAATATTATCTTAAATCACTCAAGCAGGCCGAAGAGCTCAATGACACCTTGAGAATCATTACCACTTGTATAAATATTGGCGCTGTCTATTTCAATAAAAAAGCGACCAAAGCAAAAGCACTGGAATTCTACTTTCGCGCCCTGCCGCTGAGTGAGTCACACGGTGATAACGATGCGATCGGAACTGTTTCCGTTAATATCGGTGAAATCTATCTTGACCGGATGAATCTCGATTCAGCGCTTTTGTTTTTTGAAAAATCGCTGAAAGCATTTGAAGGATCGGAAAACCTACCATATACACTTATCAATATCGGAAAAGTATACCGATACAGAAAGGATTTTAACAAAGCTATTCTTTTCCAGTCACAGGCCTATGATTATGCGAAATACCTTGATGCAAAAAATGACATCGCTCTTTCACTCATTGCTCTGGGAGAAACGTACAGTGAAAACAACAACCTGAAAAAATCCCTTGAGTATTTCACAGAAGCTGAAAAGCTCTCTAAAGAAATTGGAGCGAACTATCAATTGAAGGAAGCCTATCAGGGACTGGCCGGCACCTATGCAAGAATGGAAGATTTCGGAAAGGCCTTTAAATATCAAAATTTATTACTGAGTATTAAAGATACATTATTCAACCTTGACATTGAAAAGAAACTGGGAACTTTACAATTCGGTTTCGATCTTGAAAAGAAAGAATCACAAATCAGTCTTTTAACAAAGGACAAAGAAATTCAGGATCAGGAATTGAGACGACAGAAAGTCGTTCGTAATAGTTTCATCGGAGGATTTGCCATCGTTCTTTTATTTGCCGCCACATTTTTCGCACAGAAAAATCGTATAGCAAAAGAAAAGAAGCGAAGTGATGAATTATTGCTGAACATCCTTCCGGAAGAAACCGCTGAAGAATTGAAAGCCACCGGAACCGCGAAAGCAAAAAGCATCGATAGTGTAACGGTAATGTTTACCGACTTCAAAAACTTTACCCAGGCCAGTGAAAAACTTTCTGCTGAAGAACTGGTTGCTGAAATTAATTTATGTTACAGTGAATTTGACCGGATCATTACCAAGCATGGTCTCGAAAAAATTAAAACGATTGGTGATGCCTATATGTGCGCCGGTGGATTGCCTGTTCCTAATTCAACCCATCCGGAAGATGTAGTCAGAGCGGGACTGGAGTTTCAGGAATTTATAGCTCAGAATAAAATGAAAAGGGAAAAGGAAGGTCAACCATTTTTTGAATTAAGACTTGGAATTCATACGGGCCCTGTTGTTGCAGGTATTGTTGGAATAAAGAAATTCGCTTATGATATCTGGGGGGATACTGTAAATACAGCATCAAGAATGGAAAGCAGCGGTGCTGTAGGTAAAGTAAATATCAGCGGATTCACCTATAATCTCATCAAGGATAAATTTGTTTGTACGCATCGCGGAATGATTGAGGCGAAGAACAAAGGGCAGATCGAGATGTATTTTGTGGAAAGGCCTGTCTAA
- a CDS encoding T9SS type A sorting domain-containing protein has product MVPFLNDGGNSDTLYFFSTIKKNVQVIADNSSKRYGEKLPVFTATILVDSVPLAQSGLTYADLGLSPITFNTPASGSSNAGIYFIQPIATVSDPGYNTFFNYEFVNGLLTIEKMPLVITPKDTTLVYGDKIEIPGFIYQYDDSEIDPLDQTTFLSSLEADHQQNIVNALGLVNARALVNGRALVNADLANLSALVSARALVNARALVNARALVNGTTTYDTTNLVDVATASVFNYQDDPDTTSLVSARALVNARALVNARALVNARALVNGRALVNGAPIVNSSNVNDSSTSNANVAVIIDEDDVNAPANDTLTTFNGITIITGINAGTHAIVPAAYLSNNFDISYGLGTLNILPATLTVDANNITETYGNPVTFTSAVSGLQFDDSLSGVSNGIIQYTVLNNDQLPVTPPYAAGNYTVVPGGLGLLAPSDYMVNYFNGGLTINKASLSATADDKTRVYGDLNPTFTISYSGFVNGEGVSAITPPTAATSANPTSNFGNYAITLTGGSSDNYEINKTDGNLEITKASLIVEADLQFIERGSSLPVFTSTITGWKNNEQTTITSGPTYSVPPGCNQNAGVYNITVCCLSFPAITNYNVTYQSGLLYVNPKGGGAKKVKPVLDCVDTLINHPSGFNYVAKLRYENDNNTPVYVPLGADNFITALGNYSGNPPVVFLPGSYTFDIFFDGLKLTWSIKTYNGTQKSSSASEASSTSNKCNSGNLRLSQISQTGIELYPNPSSGFVNLHSSGFELMVNMVTVWDLTGRRYEVQVVGQGSDLNINCSSLTSGVYFVKIQTESEGFNLRFVKE; this is encoded by the coding sequence TTGGTACCCTTCCTCAATGATGGCGGAAATTCCGACACCTTGTATTTCTTTTCAACTATCAAGAAAAATGTGCAGGTAATTGCTGATAACAGCTCCAAACGGTACGGTGAAAAACTTCCCGTGTTTACAGCAACCATTCTTGTCGACAGTGTTCCTCTCGCACAGTCCGGACTGACGTATGCAGATCTGGGGTTGTCACCCATTACATTCAATACCCCTGCTTCCGGTTCAAGTAATGCAGGTATTTACTTCATTCAACCAATAGCTACAGTAAGTGACCCGGGGTATAACACTTTCTTTAATTATGAATTTGTGAACGGATTGCTGACCATCGAAAAAATGCCGCTTGTTATCACTCCGAAAGACACGACACTGGTCTATGGTGATAAAATTGAAATACCCGGATTCATTTATCAATACGACGATAGCGAAATTGATCCGCTTGATCAAACCACCTTCCTGAGTAGTCTCGAAGCCGACCATCAACAAAATATCGTTAATGCCCTGGGGTTAGTAAATGCAAGGGCATTGGTGAACGGTCGGGCGCTTGTCAACGCTGATCTGGCCAATTTGAGTGCCCTCGTGAGTGCCCGCGCACTAGTGAATGCAAGAGCACTGGTGAATGCGAGAGCATTGGTGAATGGTACGACTACCTACGATACTACAAACCTGGTGGATGTTGCCACTGCTTCTGTTTTTAATTATCAGGACGACCCGGATACCACATCACTGGTAAGCGCAAGGGCATTGGTTAATGCGAGAGCATTGGTTAATGCGCGGGCGTTAGTAAATGCACGAGCACTTGTAAATGGCAGGGCGCTGGTGAACGGTGCTCCGATTGTAAACAGCTCGAATGTCAATGATAGCAGTACCAGCAATGCCAACGTTGCGGTGATTATCGACGAAGATGATGTAAACGCTCCGGCGAACGATACGCTCACCACATTTAATGGTATAACCATCATAACCGGTATCAATGCGGGTACCCATGCTATTGTACCGGCAGCTTATCTCTCTAATAATTTTGATATTTCCTATGGATTGGGAACGTTGAATATTTTACCGGCTACATTAACTGTGGATGCGAATAACATCACTGAAACTTATGGCAACCCGGTCACATTTACATCTGCTGTAAGTGGACTTCAATTTGACGACAGTTTATCAGGAGTTTCGAATGGTATTATACAATATACTGTGCTGAATAATGACCAGCTACCCGTTACTCCTCCATATGCTGCCGGAAATTACACTGTGGTTCCGGGCGGACTTGGACTCCTCGCTCCTTCCGACTACATGGTGAATTATTTTAATGGTGGTTTAACCATTAATAAAGCTTCATTATCAGCTACAGCCGATGATAAAACCAGAGTGTATGGTGACCTCAATCCAACTTTCACTATCAGCTATTCAGGATTTGTTAATGGAGAGGGTGTATCAGCTATTACACCTCCAACAGCAGCGACCTCAGCGAATCCAACATCGAATTTTGGAAACTATGCAATAACATTAACCGGGGGATCCTCTGATAACTATGAGATCAATAAAACAGATGGTAATCTTGAGATTACTAAAGCCAGCTTAATTGTTGAAGCTGACTTACAGTTCATAGAAAGAGGAAGTTCATTGCCTGTTTTTACCAGTACGATCACCGGCTGGAAAAACAATGAACAAACCACTATCACTTCCGGACCCACCTACAGTGTACCTCCCGGTTGCAACCAAAATGCCGGGGTATATAACATTACGGTTTGTTGCTTAAGTTTCCCGGCAATAACAAATTATAATGTTACTTATCAATCCGGGCTGTTGTATGTCAATCCGAAAGGTGGAGGAGCTAAGAAAGTCAAACCGGTTTTGGACTGTGTAGATACATTAATTAATCATCCGTCAGGATTCAACTATGTAGCTAAATTACGTTATGAGAATGACAACAATACCCCTGTTTATGTTCCCTTAGGTGCGGACAACTTCATTACGGCTCTTGGAAATTATTCGGGAAATCCTCCGGTAGTATTCCTGCCGGGTTCATATACTTTTGATATTTTCTTCGATGGTTTAAAACTTACTTGGAGTATCAAAACGTATAATGGTACACAGAAATCTTCCTCTGCAAGTGAAGCAAGTTCTACTTCCAACAAATGTAACTCAGGTAATCTTCGCTTGAGCCAAATAAGTCAGACCGGGATTGAATTGTATCCTAACCCTAGCTCAGGATTTGTAAACTTGCATTCTTCAGGATTTGAGTTGATGGTGAATATGGTCACTGTTTGGGATCTAACAGGACGCAGGTACGAAGTTCAGGTGGTAGGGCAAGGAAGTGATTTGAATATAAATTGCAGCAGCTTAACTTCCGGCGTTTATTTCGTAAAAATTCAAACCGAATCTGAAGGATTTAATTTGCGATTTGTAAAAGAATAA
- a CDS encoding DUF4199 domain-containing protein — MTDNKLSLFKYSIISGLICGIFSIAYYMLGYFAHWLSDPYWTLIYYLIIGVLSIYFVMKFRKTYGEGYLSFKRAFNISFLIILISGTLFSAFSALFQTYISPETGELLMKQAEQKLAEQDLEPEEIASQMQGTRLMMKYPALIIGAGVLGSAFFGAIISLVVAPICRKEREEQTVMENY, encoded by the coding sequence ATGACAGACAATAAACTATCCCTATTTAAATATTCTATAATATCCGGATTAATTTGTGGAATTTTTTCCATCGCCTATTACATGCTGGGCTATTTTGCTCATTGGTTAAGTGACCCTTACTGGACCTTGATTTATTATTTAATCATCGGGGTTTTATCGATCTACTTTGTCATGAAATTCAGGAAAACATATGGCGAAGGATATTTATCATTTAAGAGAGCCTTTAACATCAGTTTTCTGATCATACTTATTTCAGGAACACTTTTCAGTGCTTTCAGTGCCCTCTTCCAAACATACATTTCCCCTGAAACCGGAGAACTGCTGATGAAACAAGCAGAACAAAAACTCGCAGAACAAGATTTGGAGCCCGAAGAAATTGCTTCTCAAATGCAGGGAACAAGACTGATGATGAAATACCCGGCATTGATTATTGGAGCCGGAGTATTGGGTTCAGCCTTTTTTGGAGCAATTATTTCGTTGGTTGTCGCGCCTATTTGCAGAAAAGAAAGAGAAGAGCAGACTGTAATGGAAAATTATTGA